The Thermodesulfobacteriota bacterium genome has a window encoding:
- a CDS encoding type 1 glutamine amidotransferase yields MKDKRERKNVLIVKNAIEEGPGNIAEFLKAKGIEFHEIEAYKDRYLPGSSFPYEYVVVLGGPMGVYEIDRYPYLAMVAKLIELALSKGKKVLGICLGAQLLAYVLGARVYDSGELEIGWCEIELTDEGSSDECISTFFGEKRKCEVFQWHRDTFDLPKGALRLASSKRFLNQAFSYFGSLGLQFHPEITPSMVKEWFRDRKDFEQIVQKTKVMYASYRKAAENLYEKFFKLERR; encoded by the coding sequence ATGAAAGACAAAAGGGAAAGGAAGAACGTTTTGATCGTAAAAAACGCAATAGAAGAGGGACCGGGAAATATCGCGGAATTTTTAAAAGCAAAGGGGATCGAATTCCACGAGATCGAGGCTTACAAAGACAGGTACTTACCCGGTTCTTCGTTTCCCTACGAATATGTAGTAGTGCTTGGGGGTCCAATGGGAGTTTACGAGATAGATAGATATCCCTATCTAGCTATGGTTGCGAAACTGATAGAACTAGCTCTTAGCAAAGGAAAAAAAGTTCTAGGTATCTGCCTTGGTGCTCAGCTTCTCGCTTATGTATTGGGGGCAAGGGTTTACGATTCGGGGGAGCTTGAGATCGGATGGTGCGAGATAGAACTTACCGATGAAGGTTCTTCCGATGAATGCATTTCGACTTTTTTCGGAGAAAAAAGGAAATGTGAGGTCTTTCAGTGGCATAGAGATACTTTCGATCTTCCAAAGGGAGCACTAAGACTCGCATCTTCAAAAAGATTTCTAAACCAGGCGTTTTCGTACTTTGGATCCTTGGGCCTCCAGTTTCATCCTGAAATCACTCCATCGATGGTGAAAGAATGGTTTAGGGATCGAAAAGACTTCGAGCAAATCGTTCAAAAGACTAAAGTGATGTACGCCTCGTACAGAAAAGCCGCAGAGAACCTTTACGAAAAATTCTTTAAATTGGAAAGGAGGTAG